Proteins from a genomic interval of Bacteroidota bacterium:
- a CDS encoding GNAT family N-acetyltransferase has product MIEHITLRPAQAADVETLCEFWLALMHEHEAMDPRLVLSDDAGVRWKNDYMHWLEDKTCHMVVATGINGPVGYIRAHRMVELPVFAPVPEVYVDKVYVIPEARGQEIGTKLLASVTTWAEACGAARVRLRVLNANTKGIAFWEREGASAFYSTYTMDLNPKPDLEKKQETRRIGF; this is encoded by the coding sequence ATGATAGAACATATCACGTTGAGGCCGGCGCAAGCCGCTGATGTTGAAACCCTCTGTGAATTCTGGCTGGCGCTCATGCATGAACACGAGGCGATGGATCCGCGACTGGTCTTGTCTGATGATGCTGGTGTGCGTTGGAAAAACGACTACATGCACTGGCTTGAGGACAAAACCTGTCATATGGTGGTAGCCACAGGCATCAATGGCCCGGTAGGTTACATCAGGGCACACCGGATGGTTGAATTGCCTGTCTTTGCGCCGGTGCCAGAAGTTTATGTAGATAAAGTGTACGTAATACCGGAAGCACGAGGGCAGGAGATTGGGACGAAACTACTTGCAAGCGTTACAACGTGGGCAGAAGCATGTGGGGCAGCACGCGTTCGCCTCCGCGTTCTCAATGCCAATACCAAAGGGATTGCTTTTTGGGAGCGAGAAGGGGCTTCTGCGTTCTATTCGACCTACACAATGGACCTGAATCCGAAACCTGATTTGGAGAAAAAACAAGAAACCCGACGAATAGGATTTTAA
- the asd gene encoding aspartate-semialdehyde dehydrogenase — translation MTPKLKVGILGATGAVGQKFVQILGNHPWFEVTVLAASERSAGKPYAAATNWIGATTIPAHLANKTVELAKPGFDCDFVFSGLDSSVAGELEKQFATAGYPVISNAKNYRMDETVPLLIPEVNPEHTALIHTQRWGSGGFIVTNPNCSTVGLVCALKPLYDAFEIDAVQVTTMQALSGAGYPGVSSLDILGNVVPYIGGEEDKLVTEPLKLLGRFENDAITPAAFAVSPQCNRVPVLDGHLETVAIRFRNRVSADAVSAAFDNFASPLAGLGLPTAPDEFVKRFDDPRFPQPRRHANLGNGMTVTVGRVRPCEVLDVKFIVLSHNTIRGAAGGAVLNAELLVKQGYLKPRTVSATVGV, via the coding sequence ATGACCCCTAAATTAAAAGTCGGTATTCTCGGTGCAACTGGCGCCGTAGGACAAAAATTTGTACAAATTCTCGGTAACCATCCCTGGTTTGAGGTTACGGTACTTGCTGCGTCAGAGCGGTCCGCCGGTAAACCTTATGCAGCGGCGACAAACTGGATTGGTGCCACTACCATTCCAGCACATCTGGCTAACAAGACCGTTGAGCTGGCAAAGCCCGGGTTTGATTGTGACTTTGTATTCTCTGGCCTCGATTCGAGCGTAGCAGGCGAGCTTGAAAAGCAATTTGCAACCGCCGGCTATCCCGTAATTTCCAATGCAAAAAACTATCGCATGGATGAAACGGTACCGCTGCTCATTCCAGAGGTGAACCCGGAGCATACAGCGCTGATTCATACCCAGCGCTGGGGCAGCGGCGGTTTTATTGTTACCAATCCGAATTGCTCAACGGTTGGGTTGGTGTGCGCCTTAAAGCCGCTATATGACGCATTTGAAATAGATGCAGTCCAGGTTACGACGATGCAGGCTTTGTCGGGTGCCGGGTATCCGGGTGTCTCATCGCTGGATATCCTGGGCAATGTTGTGCCTTACATCGGTGGTGAAGAAGACAAACTGGTTACAGAACCCCTGAAGCTGCTGGGCCGGTTTGAAAACGATGCCATTACGCCGGCGGCTTTTGCAGTGAGTCCGCAGTGCAACCGGGTGCCAGTACTGGATGGGCATTTGGAAACCGTTGCCATTCGATTTCGCAATCGGGTGTCGGCAGACGCCGTAAGTGCGGCCTTTGATAATTTTGCGTCTCCTCTGGCCGGCCTGGGCTTGCCCACGGCGCCGGACGAATTTGTGAAACGGTTTGACGATCCGCGTTTCCCGCAGCCGCGCCGGCACGCAAACCTGGGCAACGGGATGACGGTTACGGTTGGACGTGTTCGGCCCTGCGAAGTCCTCGATGTGAAGTTTATTGTGCTTTCTCATAATACCATCCGCGGCGCAGCTGGTGGCGCAGTACTTAACGCAGAATTGCTTGTTAAGCAAGGTTACCTCAAACCCAGAACTGTATCGGCAACGGTAGGTGTATGA
- a CDS encoding aspartate kinase, with amino-acid sequence MKHPVVLKFGGSSVGSPERFRRAIQVVQRLAADRHRVVVIASALSGVTNKLVALADATLPSEVCHAHLDWLRERHQLHAAAVLSLRAQRLYNIELQQLLAALEMDVFDRSGGAARKDALLAAGERLSHHIVALALDDAGLSSCATDAAELIKTDDRFGEAVVDLVQTRAAVNAWYDKVETAAIPVVTGFVGSAPDGRTTTLGRGGSDYSAALIAASLGASRLERWTDVDGIYNKDPRLDKHAVRFEELVLEDTIASNRAGKLGMHSKALDPLLAEKIPVFVRSIDHLDWPGTVIRPKCQKLARTG; translated from the coding sequence ATGAAGCACCCCGTTGTACTTAAATTTGGAGGATCTTCTGTTGGATCTCCGGAGCGATTTCGTCGTGCCATCCAGGTTGTACAGCGCCTGGCTGCAGATCGGCATCGCGTTGTTGTGATAGCTTCAGCCCTGTCTGGCGTTACCAATAAGCTGGTTGCATTGGCGGATGCAACGTTGCCATCAGAGGTGTGTCATGCGCACCTGGATTGGCTTCGGGAACGTCACCAATTGCACGCCGCGGCTGTGCTGAGTCTCCGTGCCCAGCGCCTGTATAATATTGAACTGCAACAGCTGTTGGCAGCACTGGAGATGGACGTATTTGATCGTAGCGGCGGTGCAGCGCGAAAAGATGCCTTGTTGGCAGCCGGCGAACGGCTTTCGCATCACATCGTTGCGCTTGCACTTGATGACGCCGGCCTGTCGAGCTGCGCAACCGATGCAGCGGAACTGATAAAAACGGATGATCGTTTTGGCGAAGCTGTTGTTGATCTTGTACAGACAAGGGCAGCGGTTAATGCCTGGTACGACAAGGTTGAAACGGCTGCCATTCCCGTTGTGACAGGGTTTGTTGGCAGTGCACCTGATGGGCGTACCACAACGCTCGGGCGGGGCGGGAGTGATTACTCCGCTGCCCTGATTGCCGCATCCCTGGGGGCTTCACGGCTGGAGCGGTGGACAGACGTTGACGGTATATACAACAAAGATCCGAGACTCGATAAACACGCTGTCCGGTTTGAAGAACTGGTGCTTGAAGATACAATTGCCAGCAACCGGGCCGGCAAACTGGGGATGCACAGCAAGGCATTAGACCCGCTGTTGGCGGAAAAAATTCCAGTCTTTGTGCGGAGCATCGATCACCTGGATTGGCCCGGAACCGTTATTCGGCCCAAATGCCAGAAACTGGCCCGCACAGGCTGA